One window of the Hippoglossus hippoglossus isolate fHipHip1 chromosome 9, fHipHip1.pri, whole genome shotgun sequence genome contains the following:
- the sgsm1a gene encoding small G protein signaling modulator 1 isoform X4 — translation MATIMAETETRQKLLRTVKKEVKQIMEEAVTRKFVHEDSSHIVSFCAAVEACVLHGLRRRAAGFLRSNKIAALFMKVGKSFAPAEELCRKAQELEQIIETKRSQSLQSQDSLRKMPRLPGLTPQGAKNLWIRAALFEKVLDKIVLYLVENSSKYYEKEAVLMDPVDGPILASLLVGPCALEYTKMKTADHFWTDPSADELVQRHRIHGGNCRQDSPTKRPALCFQKRHSSSSMDERPSPSPSAREYVESLHQNNRATLLFGKNNVLVQPRDDMEAVPGYLSLHQTADIMTLKWTPNQLMNGSVGDLDYERSVFWDYAMTIPLEEIVYLHCHQQVDSGGTVVLVSQDGIQRPPLRFPRGGHLLQFLSCLENGLLPHGQLDPPLWSQRGKGKVFPKLRNRVPQGSSESVSDKEEDEATDYVFRILFPNSQSEFVTPPDLMDQGATMWHPTLRKASCSSCSQGSFSEGGTPKGCNHERAPLKLLCDSMKYQIISRAFYGWLAYCRHLSTVRTHLSALVNHTIVAPDTPCDAYKGLTAEVWKTFLQDCTAYKEQELLRLVYFGGVEPSLRKEVWPFLLGHYQFGMSEAERKEVDKQVRVCYQQTMREWLGCEEIVRQREKEQHAAALAKCSSVASDSSSQKMIHHDSTVSNESHSSQSSDRQSLARLQSDSSSSTQFFTLFHPFPWSSLLPFGLFFQVFESVEEVDQIETEPKTEEAKQAPKMPNGALQNGTCSPDSGHPSSRNFSVTSGLSDTSLSTDDTAGPALPPASQSSVKPAGVEAEGLTEETLSQERTEVKDEEETLGVTITAENTKIEVNDNDMIQPLEEEQVMTNKETCLQTKSQENVEEPESTKTEGTKSEDTDIQGIQSLDSGEIGRDVSDEDTVMVSAAATESKEELVEHSLKKDVEVRNEEMTKLKERIVEKMKEMDESKTSEPQEFSLTEGTEKMVQHHVAADIETNLLFSTDARVSRTRETYCASQKEEPQVMTESDESPSAIEMEEIPKAKVSMVPWSRKGRCEPSSSFEDSAPRAEEEQGKHIPEGTESILSEEPEMQSLYPHLDSLPGSGDTKSKATSQGSAGSTFSQELLDLYTLNLHRIEKDVQRCDRNYCYFTPANLEKLRNIMCSYIWRHLDIGYVQGMCDLLAPLLVILDDEAMAFSCFTELMKRMNQNFPHGGAMDTHFANMRSLIQILDSEMFELMHQNGDYTHFYFCYRWFLLDFKRELVYEDVFAVWETIWAAKYASSSHFVLFIALALVEIYRDIILENNMDFTDIIKFFNEMAEHHNIKQILTLARDLVYKVQMLIENK, via the exons GTGAAGCAGATTATGGAAGAAGCCGTGACCAGGAAATTTGTCCACGAAGACAGCAGCCatattgtgtctttttgtg CTGCAGTGGAGGCGTGTGTTCTGCATGGGCTGAGGCGACGAGCAGCTGGTTTTCTGCGCAGCAACAAGATAGCGGCACTCTTCATGAAGGTGGGGAAAAGCTTTGCCCCTGCTGAGGAGCTGTGTAGGAAGGCCCAGGAGCTCGAGCAGATCATCGAGACAAA ACGAAGTCAAAGCTTGCAAAGTCAGGACAGCCTTCGTAAGATGCCCCGGCTGCCCGGCCTCACCCCCCAGGGAGCCAAGAACCTGTGGATCCGGGCGGCTCTTTTTGAAAAGGTGCTGGACAAGATCGTTCTCTACCTGGTGGAGAACAGCAG TAAATACTACGAGAAAGAGGCTGTTCTAATGGACCCTGTAGATGGACCTATCCTTGCCTCTTTGTTAG TCGGACCTTGTGCTTTGGAGTACACCAAGATGAAGACAGCTGACCACTTCTGGACCGACCCGTCCGCTGACGAGCTGGTGCAGAGACACCGCATCCACGGTGGCAACTGCAGGCAGGACTCTCCCACCAAGAGGCCTGCACTGTGT TTCCAGAAGCGgcactccagcagcagcatggacGAACGCCCTTCCCCCTCGCCGTCAGCTCGAGAATATGTGGAGTCACTGCATCAGAACAACAGGGCGACCTTGCTGTTCGGCAAAAACAACGTGCTCGTGCAACCG agGGACGACATGGAGGCTGTCCCCGGTTACCTCTCCCTGCACCAGACCGCTGACATCATGACCCTGAAGTGGACTCCCAACCAGCTCATGAACGGCTCTGTTGGAGACTTGGACTACGAGCGCAG TGTGTTTTGGGACTATGCCATGACGATTCCTCTCGAGGAGATAGTTTACTTGCACTGTCATCAACAAG TGGACAGTGGGGGGACGGTGGTGCTGGTCAGTCAGGATGGAATCCAGAGACCTCCACTGCGCTTCCCCAGGGGAGGACACCTGCTCCAGTTCCTCTCCTGCCTGGAGAATGGCCTCCTTCCCCACGGCCAGCTGGACCCTCCGCTCTGGTCCCAGAGGGGAAAG GGGAAGGTGTTTCCGAAGCTGCGGAATAGAGTTCCTCAGGGATCCTCAGAATCAGTCTCGGAtaaggaggaggacgaggccACGGACTATGTCTTCCGCATCCTCTTTccaaacagccaatcagagtttG TGACTCCTCCAGACTTGATGGATCAGGGAGCTACGATGTGGCATCCCACTCTCAGGAAGGCCTCGTGTTCCTCTTGTTCTCAGGGGAGCTTCTCTGAGGGAGGGACACCCAAGGGCTGTAACCATGAGAG GGCTcctctgaagctgctgtgtgacAGCATGAAGTATCAGATCATCTCTCGGGCATTTTACGGCT GGTTGGCATACTGCCGTCACCTGTCCACTGTGCGCACACATCTCTCTGCCCTCGTCAATCACACCATCGTGGCACCCGACACGCCGTGCGATGCCTACAAAGGGCTCACTGCAGAAGTGTGGAAGACATTCCTTCAGGACTGCACA GCCTACAaggagcaggagctgctgcGTCTGGTCTACTTTGGTGGTGTGGAGCCCTCGCTGCGTAAAGAGGTGTGGCCTTTCCTGCTGGGTCACTACCAGTTTGGGATGTCAGAAGCTGAGAGGAAGGAG GTGGACAAACAGGTCCGAGTGTGTTACCAACAGACGATGCGTGAGTGGCTCGGCTGCGAGGAGATCGTCCGCCAGCGAGAGAAGGAGCAGCACGCCGCAGCCTTGGCCAAGTGCTCCTCTGTAGCGAGCGACAGTTCCAGTCAGAAGATGATCCATCACGACTCCACTGTGAGCAATGAG TCCCATTCCTCCCAgagctcagacagacagagtctGGCTCGCCTGCAGAGCGACtcaagcagcagcacacag TTCTTCACACTCTTCCATCCCTTCCCCTGGAGTAGTCTGCTTCCCTTTGGCTTGTTCTTTCAGGTGTTTGAGTCCGTAGAGGAGGTGGACCAGATTGAGACGGAGCCCAAGACCGAAGAGGCCAAGCAGGCGCCAAAGATGCCCAATGGAGCTCTGCAGAACGGGACCTGCTCTCCCGACTCTGGACACCCCTCCTCCCGCAACTTCTCAGTCACCTCTGGCCTGTCAGACACTTCGCTCAGCACAGACGACACCGCCGGACCTGCTCTCCCCCCGGCATCACAGAGCTCTGTCAAACCTGCAGGGGTAGAGGCTGAAGGTCTAACAGAGGAAACGCTTAGCCAGGAGAGAACCGAAGTGAAGGACGAAGAGGAGACGCTCGGTGTGACCATAACTGCAGAAAATACCAAGATTGAGGTGAATGATAATGACATGATTCAGCCACTGGAAGAGGAGCAGGTGATGACCAACAAAGAGACGTGTTTGCAAACTAAAAGCcaggaaaatgttgaagagCCAGAATCTACTAAAACAGAGGGAACCAAGTCTGAAGATACAGACATTCAAGGAATTCAATCTTTAGATTCAGGGGAAATAGGAAGAGATGTGTCTGATGAGGATACTGTGATGGTATCAGCAGCTGCTACAGAATCCAAAGAAGAACTCGTGGAACATAGTCTCAAGAAAGACGTAGAAGTCAGAAACGAGGAAATGACAAAGCTCAAGGAAAGGATTGTGGAAAAGATGAAGGAAATGGACGAATCAAAAACAAGTGAACCGCAAGAATTTAGTTTGACTGAGGGGACAGAAAAAATGGTCCAACATCATGTGGCCGCTGACATTGAGACCAACCTCCTATTCTCAACAGACGCCAGGGTCTCGAGAACAAGAGAAACTTACTGCGCCTCTCAGAAAGAGGAGCCTCAGGTCATGACTGAATCTGACGAGTCTCCCTCAGCCATAGAGATGGAGGAGATCCCCAAAGCCAAAGTTTCCATGGTGCCTTGGAGCAGGAAGGGACGATGCGAGCCCTCGTCTTCCTTTGAGGACTCAGCCCCTCGCGCGGAGGAGGAGCAAGGAAAGCACATTCCGGAGGGCACAGAGTCCATCCTGTCCGAGGAGCCGGAGATGCAGAGTCTGTACCCTCACTTAGATTCTCTGCCCGGGTCTGGAGACACCAAGAGCAAAGCGACCTCTCAAGGATCTGCTGGGAGTACCTTCTCT caaGAGCTGCTGGATTTGTACACGTTAAATCTGCACCGCATTGAAAAGGACGTCCAGCGCTGCGACAGGAACTACTGTTACTTCACTCCTGCCAACCTGGAGAAACTGCGCAACATCATGTGCAG CTATATCTGGAGGCACCTTGACATCGGCTACGTTCAGGGCATGTGTGATCTGCTGGCTCCGCTTCTAGTCATCCTGGACGATG AGGCCATGGCCTTCAGCTGCTTCACTGAGCTCATGAAGAGAATGAATCAAAACTTTCCCCACGGAGGCGCTATGGACACTCACTTTGCCAACATGCGCTCTCTAATCCAG ATCCTGGATTCTGAGATGTTTGAGCTAATGCACCAAAACGGAGACTACACCCACTTCTACTTCTGCTACCGCTGGTTTCTCCTGGACTTCAAGCGAG AGCTGGTGTACGAGGACGTGTTCGCGGTCTGGGAAACCATCTGGGCGGCTAAGTATGCCTCCTCCAGTCACTTTGTCCTCTTCATTGCTCTGGCGCTGGTGGAGATCTACAGGGACATCATCCTGGAGAACAACATGGACTTCACTGACATCATCAAGTTCTTCAATG AAATGGCTGAGCACCACAACATAAAGCAGATTTTGACCCTGGCCAGAGATCTGGTGTACAAGGTGCAGATGCTGATTGAAAACAAGTGA